One window from the genome of Dermacentor silvarum isolate Dsil-2018 chromosome 5, BIME_Dsil_1.4, whole genome shotgun sequence encodes:
- the LOC119452962 gene encoding myophilin, translating to MRQLKKADVQQKEWEDDLQPHQRDNTKESQILIWIWNCLEMVSCLDYDQFLKDGVALCKLMNHVRPGSVAMEEVSTGSDFRQKQRNIELFLRAAKSYGVEERLLFQPEDLLFLRHLPRVTRCIYALGKLVDQDSSYSGPKLGEEPYEPVNAAAGRRRGGMPIGDDIYVAHVNVRDVIRRLPSMTEGEDIISIG from the exons ATGCGGCAGTTGAAGAAGGCCGACGTGCAACAGAAGGAGTGGGAGGATGACCTGCAGCCGCACCAG CGCGACAACACCAAGGAGAGCCAGATTCTGATATGGATCTGGAACTGCCTCGAGATGGTCAGCTGCCTCGACTACGACCAGTTTCTCAAAGATGGTGTGGCTCTCTGCAA GCTGATGAACCACGTGCGGCCTGGCTCAGTGGCCATGGAGGAAGTGAGCACCGGCAGCGACTTCCGTCAGAAACAGCGCAACATCGAGCTCTTTCTGCGCGCCGCCAAATCATACGGCGTCGAGGAACGCCTGCTGTTCCAGCCCGAGGACCTGCTCTTTCTGCGGCACCTGCCCCGAGTCACCAGGTGCATCTACGCCCTGGGAAAGCTG GTGGATCAGGACTCGAGCTATTCGGGACCCAAGCTGGGCGAGGAACCCTACGAACCCGTGAACGCGGCGGCCGGTCGGCGTCGTGGAGGCATGCCCATCGGCGACGACATCTACGTGGCACACGTCAACGTCCGTGACGTCATCCGCCGGCTGCCTTCAATGACCGAAGGGGAAGACATCATATCCATCGGCTGA